In Burkholderia sp. NRF60-BP8, a single window of DNA contains:
- a CDS encoding N-acyl-D-amino-acid deacylase family protein has protein sequence MHSHPEAADTLIVGAQLYDGTGAPPVTRDVAIRNGLIAAIGNLSNWLAETVVDANGRALAPGFVDVHTHDDTHVIRAPEMIPKISQGVTTVIVGNCGISASPVTLAGDPPDPMNLLGERGAFRYPSFAAYVAAVNDARPAVNVAALVGHTALRNNQMDRLDRAATDGEIAGMRAQLEEALANGALGLSSGLAYGSAFAAPTEEVMALAEPLAKAGALYTTHMRTEFDAILDAMDEAYRVGRHAQVPVVISHLKCAGPSNWGRSTEVLASLEGARRYQPVGCDCYPYSRSSSTLDLKQVTGDIDITITWSEPHPEVAGKLLKAIAADWGVTEQEAAQRIRPAGAVYHNMSEDDVRRILSHPATMVGSDGLPNDPLPHPRLWGAFPRVLGHYVRDTNLLPLEEAIRKMTSLSARRFGLARRGEVHVGYHADLVLFDPARVIDAATFDKPQQPAHGIDAVWVNGVLTYENGQPTGERAGGFVARGERVPASADAAF, from the coding sequence ATGCATTCGCATCCCGAAGCGGCCGATACGCTGATCGTCGGCGCGCAACTGTACGACGGCACCGGCGCGCCGCCCGTCACGCGCGACGTCGCGATCCGCAACGGCCTGATCGCGGCGATCGGCAACCTGTCGAACTGGCTCGCCGAGACCGTCGTCGACGCGAACGGCCGTGCGCTGGCGCCGGGTTTCGTCGATGTGCACACGCACGACGACACGCACGTGATCCGTGCGCCGGAAATGATCCCGAAGATCTCGCAGGGCGTGACGACCGTGATCGTCGGCAACTGCGGAATCAGCGCGTCGCCGGTGACGCTCGCGGGCGATCCGCCCGACCCGATGAACCTGCTCGGCGAGCGCGGCGCGTTCCGGTACCCGAGCTTCGCCGCTTACGTCGCGGCCGTGAACGATGCGCGCCCGGCCGTAAACGTCGCGGCGCTCGTCGGCCATACGGCGCTGCGCAACAACCAGATGGACCGCCTCGACCGTGCGGCGACCGATGGCGAGATCGCCGGCATGCGCGCGCAGCTCGAGGAGGCGCTCGCGAACGGCGCGCTCGGCCTGTCGTCGGGTCTCGCATACGGCTCCGCGTTCGCCGCGCCGACCGAGGAAGTGATGGCGCTCGCCGAGCCGCTCGCCAAAGCCGGCGCGCTGTACACGACGCACATGCGCACCGAATTCGACGCGATCCTCGATGCGATGGACGAGGCCTATCGCGTCGGCCGCCACGCGCAGGTGCCGGTCGTGATCTCGCACCTGAAATGCGCGGGCCCGTCGAACTGGGGGCGCAGCACCGAGGTGCTCGCGTCGCTCGAAGGCGCGCGCCGTTATCAGCCGGTCGGCTGCGACTGCTATCCGTACAGCCGCAGTTCGTCGACGCTCGACCTGAAACAGGTGACGGGCGACATCGACATCACGATCACGTGGTCGGAGCCGCACCCGGAAGTCGCGGGCAAGCTGCTGAAGGCGATCGCCGCCGACTGGGGCGTGACCGAGCAGGAGGCCGCGCAGCGCATTCGCCCGGCGGGCGCCGTGTACCACAACATGTCCGAGGACGACGTGCGCCGCATCCTGTCGCATCCGGCGACGATGGTCGGCTCCGACGGGCTGCCGAACGATCCGCTGCCGCATCCGCGGTTGTGGGGCGCGTTCCCGCGCGTGCTCGGCCACTACGTGCGCGACACGAACCTGCTGCCGCTCGAGGAGGCGATCCGCAAGATGACGTCGCTGTCCGCGCGCCGCTTCGGGCTCGCGCGCCGCGGCGAGGTGCACGTCGGCTACCACGCCGATCTCGTGCTGTTCGATCCGGCGCGCGTGATCGACGCCGCGACGTTCGACAAGCCGCAGCAGCCCGCGCACGGGATCGACGCCGTGTGGGTGAACGGCGTGCTGACTTATGAAAACGGCCAGCCGACCGGCGAGCGCGCCGGCGGTTTCGTCGCGCGCGGCGAGCGCGTGCCGGCCAGTGCCGATGCGGCGTTCTGA
- a CDS encoding MurR/RpiR family transcriptional regulator produces the protein MNTPASPSASPAAEPHSAQAAPPVLDIVARIAECAPELREAERKVAAFILADLARAAHASIGALARDAEVSVATVTRFAKAVGCRDVRELKVLVAQAAAVGQRFLVPSDDAPADDTSPASMVYDEIRVALAHNHQLLRNTSFDAAADLLAGAKMTYVYGQGGGSTALADELRFRLVRFGRPVASYQDSLLQRMVAATLASDTVVVALSVSGRVPELLESCRLAKRYGAKLIAITAPASPLAKLADHLIPVVAFETDFIYKPSTSRYAMMMAIDVLVTGVALRLGDAGRESLRRIKHALDAHRGGGDRQPVGD, from the coding sequence ATGAATACGCCCGCCTCCCCGTCCGCTTCGCCTGCCGCCGAGCCCCATTCGGCTCAGGCCGCCCCGCCGGTCCTCGACATCGTCGCGCGGATCGCCGAATGCGCGCCCGAGCTGCGCGAAGCCGAGCGCAAGGTCGCCGCGTTCATCCTCGCCGATCTGGCGCGCGCCGCGCATGCGAGCATCGGCGCGCTCGCGCGCGACGCGGAGGTCAGCGTCGCGACGGTCACGCGTTTCGCGAAGGCCGTCGGCTGCCGCGACGTGCGCGAGTTGAAGGTGCTCGTCGCGCAGGCGGCGGCCGTCGGCCAGCGCTTTCTGGTGCCGTCCGACGACGCGCCGGCCGACGACACGAGCCCCGCGTCGATGGTCTACGACGAGATTCGCGTGGCGCTCGCGCACAACCACCAGCTGCTGCGCAACACGTCGTTCGACGCGGCGGCCGACTTGCTCGCCGGCGCGAAAATGACCTACGTGTACGGGCAGGGCGGCGGCTCGACCGCCCTTGCCGACGAGCTGCGCTTCCGGCTCGTGCGGTTCGGCCGGCCGGTCGCGAGCTACCAGGACAGCCTGCTGCAGCGGATGGTGGCCGCGACGCTGGCGAGCGACACCGTCGTCGTCGCGTTGTCGGTGAGCGGGCGCGTGCCCGAGCTGCTCGAGAGCTGCCGGCTCGCGAAGCGCTACGGCGCGAAGCTGATCGCGATCACCGCGCCGGCGTCGCCGCTCGCGAAGCTCGCCGATCATCTGATTCCCGTCGTCGCCTTCGAAACCGATTTCATTTACAAGCCTTCGACATCGCGCTACGCGATGATGATGGCGATCGACGTGCTCGTCACCGGCGTCGCATTGCGGCTCGGCGATGCGGGTCGGGAATCGCTGCGCCGCATCAAGCACGCGCTCGATGCGCACCGCGGCGGCGGAGACCGTCAACCGGTAGGAGACTGA
- a CDS encoding amino acid deaminase — protein MKVTNYQEATIDPFGKGLGNLPSASVPLGDAGRLEWNLLAEDVSLPAAVLYADRVEHNLNWMQAFAQKYGVKFAPHGKTTMAPQLFRRQLDAGAWGITLATAHQTQAAYHGGVRRVLLANQLVGRQNMTIVAGLLSDPEFEFFCLVDSADSVDQLGRFFGDAKKSLNVLIELGVPGGRAGVRDAAQREAVLAAIARYPDTLKLAGIELYEGVLKEEGEIRAFLQQAVALTRELAEAGRFARTPAILSGAGSAWYDVVAEEFKKASDAGFAEVVLRPGCYLTHDVGIYKKAQTDVFARNPIARSMGEGLLPALQLWAYVQSVPEQDRAIVALGKRDAAFDAGLPEPARHFRPGRDTAPRDVAAAEGWAVTGMMDQHAYLQIPPGADVKVGDMVAFDISHPCLTFDKWRQVLVLDPQFRVTEVVETFF, from the coding sequence ATGAAAGTTACAAACTATCAGGAAGCGACGATCGATCCGTTCGGCAAGGGCCTGGGCAATCTGCCGAGCGCGAGCGTGCCGCTCGGCGACGCGGGCCGGCTCGAATGGAACCTGCTCGCGGAAGACGTCAGCCTGCCGGCCGCCGTGCTTTACGCGGATCGCGTCGAGCACAACCTGAACTGGATGCAGGCGTTCGCGCAGAAATACGGCGTCAAGTTCGCGCCGCACGGCAAGACGACGATGGCGCCGCAACTGTTCCGCCGCCAGCTCGACGCCGGCGCGTGGGGCATCACGCTCGCGACCGCGCACCAGACGCAGGCCGCGTATCACGGCGGCGTGCGGCGCGTGCTGCTCGCGAATCAGCTGGTCGGCCGCCAGAACATGACGATCGTCGCGGGGCTGCTGTCCGATCCCGAGTTCGAATTCTTCTGTCTCGTCGATTCCGCGGACAGCGTCGATCAGCTCGGCCGCTTCTTCGGCGACGCGAAGAAATCGCTGAACGTGCTGATCGAGCTCGGCGTGCCGGGCGGCCGCGCGGGCGTGCGCGACGCCGCGCAACGCGAGGCGGTGCTGGCCGCGATCGCGCGCTATCCGGACACGCTGAAGCTGGCCGGCATCGAGCTCTATGAAGGCGTGCTGAAAGAGGAAGGCGAGATTCGCGCGTTCCTGCAGCAGGCGGTCGCGCTCACGCGCGAGCTGGCCGAAGCCGGCCGCTTCGCGCGCACGCCGGCGATCCTGTCCGGCGCCGGTTCGGCGTGGTACGACGTGGTCGCGGAAGAATTCAAGAAGGCGTCCGACGCGGGCTTCGCGGAAGTCGTGCTGCGTCCGGGCTGCTACCTGACGCACGATGTCGGCATCTACAAGAAGGCGCAGACCGACGTGTTCGCGCGCAACCCGATCGCCCGCTCGATGGGCGAAGGGCTGCTGCCGGCGCTGCAGCTGTGGGCGTACGTGCAGTCGGTGCCGGAGCAGGATCGCGCGATCGTCGCGCTCGGCAAGCGCGATGCGGCGTTCGACGCGGGCCTGCCCGAGCCGGCGCGCCACTTCCGTCCGGGCCGCGACACCGCGCCGCGCGACGTCGCCGCCGCCGAAGGCTGGGCCGTCACCGGGATGATGGACCAGCACGCGTACCTGCAGATCCCGCCGGGCGCGGACGTGAAGGTCGGCGACATGGTCGCGTTCGACATCTCGCATCCGTGCCTGACGTTCGACAAGTGGCGCCAGGTGCTCGTGCTCGATCCGCAATTCCGCGTGACGGAAGTCGTCGAAACCTTCTTCTGA
- a CDS encoding DJ-1/PfpI family protein: MAAKKILFLTGDFAEDYETMVPFQALQAVGHHVDAVCPGKRAGDKIKTAIHDFEGDQTYTEKPGHQFTLNAAFDDVDAARYDALAIAGGRAPEYLRLDPKVISLVREFAEAGKPIAAICHAAQLLAAADVIRGKRISAYPACAPEVKLAGGEYADIPVDAAVTDAPFVTAPAWPAHPAWLAQFLALLGTRIEL; this comes from the coding sequence ATGGCCGCGAAGAAGATCCTGTTCCTGACCGGCGATTTCGCCGAAGACTACGAAACGATGGTGCCGTTCCAGGCGCTGCAGGCCGTCGGCCACCACGTCGACGCAGTCTGTCCGGGCAAGCGCGCGGGCGACAAGATCAAGACCGCGATCCACGATTTCGAAGGCGACCAGACCTACACCGAGAAACCCGGCCACCAGTTCACGCTGAATGCGGCGTTCGACGACGTCGACGCGGCGCGCTACGACGCGCTCGCGATCGCGGGCGGCCGTGCGCCGGAGTACCTGCGACTCGATCCGAAGGTGATTTCGCTCGTGCGCGAGTTCGCCGAAGCCGGCAAGCCGATCGCGGCGATCTGCCACGCGGCGCAACTGCTCGCGGCCGCCGACGTGATCCGCGGCAAGCGCATTTCGGCGTACCCGGCCTGCGCGCCGGAAGTGAAGCTCGCGGGCGGCGAATACGCGGACATCCCGGTCGACGCGGCCGTGACCGACGCGCCGTTCGTCACCGCGCCCGCGTGGCCCGCGCATCCGGCGTGGCTTGCGCAGTTCCTCGCGCTGCTCGGCACGCGCATCGAGCTGTAA
- a CDS encoding MarR family winged helix-turn-helix transcriptional regulator — protein sequence MEEQDRVAILQQFGRTYRAFMTAFEAHVGQPMPRWRIMVALHTMDGHSSQKKLVEVLRIDPGALTRQLKSLDALGWIERESDARDNRVTNVTLTDAGRAAFDACLPRRKAFLEQTMAQLPDDVLNALSGALAMLESRIADVGSTPDAR from the coding sequence ATGGAAGAACAGGACCGCGTCGCGATATTGCAGCAATTCGGACGCACGTATCGCGCGTTCATGACCGCGTTCGAAGCGCACGTCGGGCAGCCGATGCCGCGCTGGCGCATCATGGTCGCGCTGCACACGATGGACGGGCATTCGTCGCAGAAGAAGCTCGTCGAAGTGCTGCGCATCGATCCGGGCGCGCTCACGCGCCAGTTGAAGTCGCTCGACGCGCTCGGCTGGATCGAACGCGAATCGGACGCGCGCGACAACCGCGTGACCAACGTCACGCTGACGGACGCAGGCCGCGCGGCGTTCGATGCATGCCTGCCGCGCCGCAAGGCGTTTCTCGAACAGACGATGGCGCAACTGCCGGACGACGTGCTGAATGCGCTGTCGGGTGCGCTCGCGATGCTGGAATCGCGGATCGCGGACGTCGGGTCGACGCCGGACGCGCGTTGA
- a CDS encoding MDR family MFS transporter, with the protein MAVHTAAHHSSGQVLPFRESLLAMIGISFVTMLVALDQTVVGTALPTIVAELRGFDLYAWVATSYLLSSVITVPIFGRLGDYYGRKPFVIASIVVFTGASVLCGMANDMLYLVLARGLQGIGGGMLVGTAFACIPDLFPDSVVRLRWQVLMSSAFGIANAVGPSLGGFLTQSFGWRSVFYVNLPIGILSLIFVWRYLPHLRHVEHDRKMRLDWPGALLIALSLGALQLFVEWLPKYGVASWASLLLVVAVAAGVGLWHWEKRCAQPILPFDMFGNRALSALFVLAILAGFSMFSLLFYAPLLFQGGFGMSPKEAGLVITPLVVFITIGSIMNGRVVTRIRHPNAMLHVGFVLFATACAGIVVATHTTPAWMLMALMVAGGIGLGFVLPNLTVFAQQTAGREHLGIATALLQSLRMVGGMLGTALTGTLVNQMYSSGVRSALSADHAMQWHARLADPQILIDRAAQGGLVAELTRAGHNGALLLEAARESLVGAIHLGVAMAALVAVVSVWQCRRVPPIALRRKIEPHVAAD; encoded by the coding sequence ATGGCCGTCCATACTGCCGCCCACCATTCGAGCGGGCAAGTCCTGCCGTTCCGCGAATCGCTGCTGGCGATGATCGGGATCTCGTTCGTCACCATGCTGGTCGCGCTGGACCAGACGGTCGTCGGCACCGCGCTGCCGACCATCGTCGCCGAACTGCGCGGCTTCGACCTGTACGCGTGGGTCGCGACCTCGTACCTGCTCAGTTCCGTGATCACGGTGCCGATCTTCGGCCGGCTCGGCGACTATTACGGCCGCAAGCCGTTCGTGATCGCGTCGATCGTCGTGTTCACCGGCGCGTCGGTGCTGTGCGGGATGGCCAACGACATGCTGTACCTCGTGCTGGCGCGCGGGCTGCAGGGGATCGGCGGCGGGATGCTGGTCGGCACCGCGTTCGCGTGCATTCCCGACCTGTTCCCCGATTCCGTCGTGCGGCTGCGCTGGCAGGTGCTGATGAGTTCCGCGTTCGGCATCGCGAACGCGGTCGGGCCGTCGCTCGGCGGGTTTCTGACCCAGTCGTTCGGCTGGCGCTCCGTGTTCTACGTGAACCTGCCGATCGGCATCCTGTCGCTGATCTTCGTGTGGCGCTACCTGCCGCACCTGCGCCACGTCGAGCACGATCGCAAGATGCGGCTCGACTGGCCGGGCGCGCTGCTGATCGCGCTGTCGCTCGGCGCGCTGCAACTGTTCGTCGAATGGCTGCCGAAGTACGGCGTCGCGAGCTGGGCGTCGCTGCTGCTCGTCGTCGCGGTCGCGGCCGGCGTCGGCCTGTGGCACTGGGAGAAACGCTGCGCGCAGCCGATCCTGCCGTTCGACATGTTCGGCAATCGCGCGCTGTCGGCGCTGTTCGTGCTGGCGATCCTCGCCGGTTTCTCGATGTTCTCGCTGCTGTTCTACGCGCCGCTGCTGTTCCAGGGCGGCTTCGGGATGTCGCCGAAGGAGGCCGGGCTCGTGATCACGCCGCTCGTCGTGTTCATCACGATCGGCAGCATCATGAACGGCCGCGTCGTCACGCGCATCCGCCATCCGAACGCGATGCTGCACGTCGGCTTCGTGCTGTTCGCGACCGCGTGCGCGGGCATCGTCGTGGCGACCCACACGACGCCGGCCTGGATGCTGATGGCGCTGATGGTCGCGGGCGGCATCGGGCTCGGCTTCGTGCTGCCGAACCTCACCGTGTTCGCGCAGCAGACGGCCGGTCGCGAGCACCTCGGCATCGCGACGGCGCTGCTGCAGTCGCTGCGGATGGTCGGCGGGATGCTCGGCACCGCGCTCACGGGCACGCTCGTCAACCAGATGTATTCGAGCGGCGTGCGCAGCGCGCTGTCGGCCGACCACGCGATGCAGTGGCACGCGCGGCTCGCCGATCCGCAGATCCTGATCGATCGCGCGGCGCAGGGCGGTCTCGTCGCGGAGTTGACGCGTGCCGGGCATAATGGCGCGCTGCTGCTGGAAGCGGCCCGCGAATCGCTGGTCGGCGCGATTCACCTGGGCGTCGCGATGGCGGCGCTCGTCGCCGTGGTGTCGGTATGGCAGTGCCGCCGCGTGCCGCCGATCGCGCTGCGGCGCAAGATCGAACCGCACGTCGCGGCCGATTGA
- a CDS encoding EcsC family protein, translating to MEPISITPAATLSPEDRDALRRAKQVLESPSLTMKLTGVLGAPVEKMIARLPDFATGKINDATQLALRKCLNIALRTLGKPPSPDAEPEKPSNLLHKLAVATTGAAGGAFGFLALPVELPVTTTLIFRSVCDIARSEGENLTSVDTQLQCLAVLGMGGNPDKQEEDADLGYFVLRGALAQAISKASSDITAKGIAAHSSAAVFKLVQTVASRFSVQVTEQMAAKSIPAIGAVLGATVNTLFIDHFQQMAHGHFTVRRLERKYGSVAIKAAYQAIDASPTR from the coding sequence ATGGAACCGATTTCAATCACCCCCGCCGCGACGCTGTCGCCGGAGGATCGGGACGCGCTGCGGCGCGCGAAGCAGGTACTGGAAAGCCCGTCGCTGACGATGAAGCTGACGGGTGTGCTCGGCGCGCCGGTCGAGAAAATGATCGCGCGGCTGCCGGATTTCGCGACCGGCAAGATCAACGATGCGACGCAGCTTGCGCTGCGCAAGTGCCTGAACATCGCGCTGCGCACGCTCGGCAAGCCGCCGTCGCCGGACGCCGAGCCCGAGAAGCCCAGCAACCTGCTGCACAAGCTCGCGGTCGCGACGACCGGCGCGGCGGGCGGCGCGTTCGGCTTTCTCGCGCTGCCGGTCGAGCTGCCGGTGACGACCACGCTGATCTTCCGCTCGGTGTGCGACATCGCGCGCAGCGAGGGCGAGAACCTGACGTCGGTCGATACGCAGTTGCAATGCCTGGCCGTGCTCGGCATGGGCGGCAATCCGGACAAGCAGGAGGAGGACGCCGATCTCGGCTATTTCGTGCTGCGCGGCGCGCTCGCGCAGGCGATCTCGAAGGCGTCGTCGGACATCACCGCGAAAGGCATCGCCGCGCACAGTTCGGCGGCCGTGTTCAAGCTCGTGCAGACGGTGGCGTCGCGCTTCTCGGTGCAGGTGACCGAGCAGATGGCCGCGAAGTCGATCCCGGCGATCGGCGCCGTGCTCGGCGCGACCGTCAACACGCTGTTCATCGACCACTTCCAGCAGATGGCGCACGGCCACTTCACCGTGCGCCGGCTCGAACGCAAGTACGGCTCGGTGGCCATCAAGGCCGCCTATCAGGCGATCGACGCCTCGCCGACGCGCTGA
- a CDS encoding alpha/beta hydrolase yields the protein MSWQSKFACWLLRWQFRPETTREVLDPARARRFTDLRMIVPRRAPSGYRLRPCYGPGDAPLRGEWLERTDAGAARGPGRTLLYFHGGGYYFCSTKTHRPLVFGLTKRAGVRSFSLDYRLAPENRFPAALDDALAAYRQLLALGTPPESIVFGGDSAGGGLALATLVALRDRGEPLPAGAILFSPWTDLAGSGDTMRGNDGRDPMFAAAALPKAAKLYLGDEPATHPYASPLYADLAGLPPLYIQVGSTEVLLDDSRRVAEKAKAAGVAVEIEVWPDMPHVWQLYAPMVPEARDALDRAAAFLRRVAVERAVQRVGEASIA from the coding sequence ATGAGTTGGCAAAGCAAGTTCGCGTGCTGGCTGCTGCGCTGGCAGTTTCGTCCGGAAACCACGCGCGAGGTGCTCGACCCCGCGCGTGCCCGGCGCTTTACCGACCTGCGGATGATCGTGCCGCGCCGCGCGCCGTCGGGCTACCGGCTGCGCCCGTGCTACGGTCCCGGCGACGCGCCGCTGCGCGGCGAATGGCTCGAACGCACCGACGCGGGCGCGGCGCGCGGGCCCGGCCGCACGCTGCTGTATTTCCACGGCGGCGGTTACTACTTCTGTTCGACGAAAACTCACCGGCCGCTGGTGTTCGGCCTGACGAAGCGCGCGGGCGTGCGTTCGTTCTCGCTCGACTACCGGCTCGCGCCCGAGAACCGCTTCCCGGCCGCGCTCGACGATGCGCTCGCCGCGTACCGGCAACTGCTGGCGCTCGGTACGCCGCCCGAGTCGATCGTGTTCGGCGGCGATTCGGCGGGCGGCGGCCTCGCGCTCGCGACGCTCGTCGCGTTGCGCGATCGCGGCGAGCCGCTGCCGGCCGGCGCGATCCTGTTCTCGCCGTGGACCGACCTGGCCGGATCCGGCGACACGATGCGCGGCAACGACGGCCGCGATCCGATGTTCGCGGCCGCGGCGCTGCCGAAGGCCGCGAAGCTGTATCTCGGCGACGAGCCGGCGACCCATCCGTACGCATCGCCGCTCTATGCGGATTTGGCGGGCCTGCCGCCGCTGTACATCCAGGTCGGCAGCACCGAGGTGCTGCTCGACGATTCGCGCCGCGTCGCCGAGAAGGCGAAGGCGGCCGGCGTGGCGGTGGAGATCGAGGTGTGGCCCGACATGCCGCACGTGTGGCAGCTGTACGCGCCGATGGTGCCGGAAGCGCGCGACGCGCTCGATCGCGCGGCCGCATTTCTGCGCCGCGTCGCGGTCGAGCGCGCGGTTCAGCGCGTCGGCGAGGCGTCGATCGCCTGA
- a CDS encoding CHRD domain-containing protein: MLKLRLLQVALCAGVLAAGSAAAETVRLSASLQPSSEVPPTATKGSGTVAATYDTATHMLQWTVTYEHLTGPATAAHFHGPAPVGQNAGVQVPVPKDELTSPIKGSKELTDAQVTDLMGGKWYFNIHTKEHPSGEIRGQVMPAN, translated from the coding sequence ATGCTCAAGCTGCGTTTGCTCCAGGTCGCGTTGTGCGCGGGCGTGCTGGCCGCCGGCAGCGCCGCCGCCGAAACGGTGCGCCTGTCCGCCAGTCTGCAGCCGTCGAGCGAAGTTCCGCCGACGGCGACCAAGGGTTCGGGCACCGTCGCCGCCACCTACGACACGGCCACGCACATGCTGCAGTGGACGGTCACTTACGAACACCTCACGGGGCCGGCCACCGCCGCGCATTTCCACGGGCCCGCGCCGGTCGGCCAGAACGCCGGCGTGCAGGTGCCGGTTCCGAAGGACGAGCTGACGAGCCCGATCAAGGGGTCGAAGGAACTCACCGACGCGCAGGTCACCGACCTGATGGGCGGCAAGTGGTACTTCAATATTCACACGAAGGAACACCCGTCCGGCGAGATCCGCGGCCAGGTGATGCCGGCGAACTGA
- a CDS encoding class II aldolase/adducin family protein codes for MQRVPNQPFTRPARCSEAEWQARVQLAAAYRIFDILGWTELIYNHISLRVPGEDGHFLINPFGLHYREVCASNLVKIDIDGNVIGHADWPINPAGFTFHSAIHAALPDAHCVMHVHTTPTMAVCCSRDGLSFSNFYSAQLYGKIAYHDFEGITVHLEEGRRIVESAGGRPVLLLRNHGPVTIGATLAQTFSLMWLLNRACEVQIATHAIGDALPIAPSVLEGCVRDSLNFDPKHGAGQDAFDALQRIVDRIDPGYRA; via the coding sequence ATGCAACGTGTACCGAACCAGCCGTTCACGCGTCCCGCGCGCTGCTCCGAAGCCGAATGGCAGGCGCGTGTGCAGCTCGCGGCCGCCTACCGCATCTTCGACATCCTCGGCTGGACCGAGCTGATCTACAACCATATCTCGCTGCGCGTGCCGGGCGAGGACGGCCATTTCCTGATCAACCCGTTCGGGCTGCATTACCGCGAGGTGTGCGCGTCGAACCTCGTGAAGATCGACATCGACGGCAACGTGATCGGCCATGCCGACTGGCCGATCAATCCGGCCGGCTTCACGTTCCACAGCGCGATCCATGCGGCGCTGCCCGATGCGCACTGCGTGATGCACGTGCATACGACGCCGACGATGGCCGTGTGCTGTTCGCGCGACGGCCTGTCGTTCTCGAATTTCTATTCGGCGCAGCTGTACGGGAAGATCGCGTATCACGACTTCGAAGGCATCACCGTGCATCTCGAGGAGGGCCGGCGCATCGTCGAGAGCGCGGGCGGGCGGCCCGTGCTGCTGCTGCGCAACCACGGGCCCGTGACGATCGGCGCAACGCTCGCGCAGACGTTCTCGCTGATGTGGCTGCTCAATCGCGCGTGCGAGGTGCAGATCGCGACGCATGCGATCGGCGATGCGCTGCCGATTGCGCCGTCCGTGCTCGAAGGGTGCGTGCGCGATTCGCTGAATTTCGATCCGAAGCATGGCGCGGGACAGGACGCGTTCGACGCGCTGCAGCGTATCGTCGACCGGATCGATCCGGGCTATCGCGCGTGA